DNA sequence from the Tenacibaculum mesophilum genome:
ATTGCTGCTCATATTGATGCTGGTAAAACAACAACAACTGAGCGTATCCTTTTCTATACAGGGGTGTCTCACAAAATTGGAGAGGTTCACGATGGTGCTTCTACAATGGACTGGATGGAGCAAGAAGCTGAAAGAGGTATTACAATTACTTCTGCAGCTACTACTTGTACTTGGCAATTTCCAACCGAAAATGGACAGCCTACAGCTGATGCTAAGGGATACCATTTTAATATTATTGATACTCCAGGTCACGTTGATTTTACCGTAGAGGTAAACCGTTCGTTACGTGTATTAGACGGGTTAGTGTTCTTATTCTCTGCAGTAGACGGAGTTGAGCCACAATCTGAAACTAACTGGCGTTTAGCTGATAACTATAAAGTGCCACGTATCGGTTTCGTTAACAAAATGGACCGTCAAGGAGCAAACTTCTTAGCTGTATGTCAGCAAGTAAAAGACATGTTAAAGTCTAATGCAGTGCCAATCGTATTAAACATTGGTGATGAAGCAGATTTTAAAGGAATTGTTGATTTAGTTAAAAACCGTGCTATTGTATGGCATGATGACAACTACGGGTCAACTTTCGATGTTGTAGAAATTCCAGAAGAATTAAAAGAAGAAGCTCGTGAGTTACGTGGTAAGTTAATCGAAGAGGTTGCTGCTTATGACGAAAACTTATTAGAGAAGTACATGGAAGATGAAGATTCAATTACAGAAGAAGAAGTGCACGCTGCATTAAGAGCTGCTGTAATGGATATGTCTATTATTCCAATGGTATGTGGTTCATCATTCAAAAATAAAGGTGTTCAGTTTTTATTAGATGCTGTATGTCGTTATTTACCTTCTCCAGTAGATAGAGATAATATCGTAGGAACTAATCCTGATACTGGTGAGGAGGAAACACGTAAGCCAGACGCAAAAGCGCCATTTTCAGCTTTAGCATTTAAAATTGCTACCGATCCTTTCGTAGGACGTTTAGCATTCTTCCGCGCTTATTCTGGTCGTTTAGATGCAGGTTCTTATGTGTTGAACAACCGTTCAGGTAAAAAAGAACGTATTTCACGTATTTACCAAATGCACTCTAACAAGCAAAATGCTATCGACTTTATTGAAGCTGGAGATATTGGAGCTGCTGTAGGATTTAAAGATATTAAAACAGGAGATACCTTATCTGATGAAAAGAATCCAATTGTTTTAGAATCAATGGATTTCCCAGATCCAGTAATCGGTATTGCTGTTGAACCAAAAACTAAGGCTGACGTTGATAAGTTAGGTATGGCTTTAGGTAAATTAGCAGAGGAAGATCCAACATTTACTGTAAAAACAGATGATGCTTCAGGTCAAACTGTAATTTCAGGAATGGGTGAGTTACACTTAGATATTATTGTTGATCGTTTAAAGCGTGAGTTTAAGGTTGAAGTAAATCAAGGACAACCACAAGTAGAGTACAAAGAAGCTTTAACAGCTACTGCAGATCACAGAGAGGTTTATAAGAAACAATCTGGTGGACGTGGTAAGTTTGCTGATATTGTATTTACTATGGAGCCTGCTGATGAAGGTGTTACAGGGTTACAATTTGAGTCTATTATTAAAGGAGGTAACGTTCCTAAGGAATTTGTACCTTCTGTAGAGAAAGGATTCAAAGAGGCAATGAAGAATGGTCCTTTAGCTGGTTACGAAATGGATTCGATGAAGATTACTTTAAAGGATGGATCTTTCCACCCTGTAGATTCTGATCAATTATCATTCGAATTAGCTGCTAAGTTAGGTTATAAAGCTGCTGCAAAAGCTGCAAGAGCTGTAATCATGGAACCAATGATGAAATTAGAAGTGTTAACTCCAGAGGAGAACATGGGAGATATCGTTGGAGACTTAAACAGAAGAAGAGGACAAGTAAACGATATGAGCGATCGTGCTGGATCTAAAGTAGTAAAAGCAATCGTTCCTTTATCAGAAATGTTTGGATATGTTACTTCTTTAAGAACATTATCTTCAGGTAGAGCAACTTCTACTATGGAATTCTCTCACTATGCAGAAACTCCAAGTAACATTTCAGAAGAAGTAATCGCAAACGCTAAAGGTTAATTAAGATGAGTCAAAAAATTAGAATAAAGTTAAAATCTTACGATTATAATTTAGTAGACAAGTCTGCTGAGAAAATCGTAAAAACAGTAAAGAGTACTGGTGCTGTGGTAAACGGACCAATTCCTTTACCAACAAATAAAAAGATTTTTACAGTGTTACGTTCACCACACGTAAACAAAAAATCAAGAGAACAATTTCAATTATCTGCTTACAAAAGATTATTAGACATTTATAGTTCTTCTTCAAAAACTATTGATGCGCTAATGAAACTTGAGTTACCAAGTGGAGTTGAAGTTGAGATCAAAGTATAAGTAAATCAATAACTTTCGGTTTAATTTTGTTAAGCCGAAAGTTTTTTATACTTTTGCACACCGAAATTTTAGTTTTCGGAGTGTGGAAATTTCTGAAAAGTATTCAGAAATGACATGTCCTGAGGGTTTCGCGAAGGAAAAACGGTAAAACAAATTCAAAGAGTGAAGATGTTTTTCGCTCTTTTTTTTTGAGAAATTCGAAGGAAAACAAGAAACATTTGTTTCAAAAAATTATTTTATTAATAGACGCGCTGGATAAATTAAAATCTATCGTCTGAAAATTAACAAATATGTCTGGGTTAATAGGAAGAAAAGTAGGAATGACCAGCTTATTCGATGAAAACGGGAAAAATATTCCTTGTACTGTAATCGAAGCAGGTCCTTGCGTTGTTACCCAAGTCAGAACCGAAGAGGTTGACGGCTATAACGCGTTACAACTTGGTTTCGATGACAAAAAAGCAAAAAGCTCTAACAAGGCTTTAGATGGTCACTTTAAAAAAGCTGGTACATCTGCTAAAAGAAAGGTCGTTGAGTTCCAAGGATTCGAAGGTGAGTATAAATTAGGTGACTCAATTACTGTTGAACACTTTGCTGAAGGAGAATTCGTTGATGTATCAGGAGTTTCTAAAGGTAAAGGTTTTCAAGGTGTTGTTAAACGTCATGGTTTTGGCGGGGTTGGACAAGCAACTCACGGTCAACATAACCGTTTAAGAGCTCCAGGTTCAATTGGTGCAGCATCATACCCTGCAAGAGTATTCAAAGGAATGCGTATGGCAGGTCGTATGGGTGGAGACAAAGTAAAAGTTCAAAATTTAAGAGTTTTAAAAGTGGTTGCAGATAAGAATCTTATCGTTGTAAAAGGAGCAATTCCTGGTCACAAAAACTCTTATGTAACTATCGAGAAATAATGAAAGTAGCAGTATTAGATATTACAGGAAAAGATACTGGTAGAAAAGTTGAACTTTCTAACGAGGTATTCGGAATTGAGCCAAATGATCATGCAATTTATTTAGATGTAAAGCAGTATTTGGCTAATCAAAGACAAGGTACTCATAAATCGAAAGAAAGAGCTGAGATTGCTGGTAGTACAAGAAAGATAAAAAAACAAAAAGGAACTGGTACAGCTCGTGCGGGTAGTATCAAGTCTGGTGTTTTTAGAGGTGGTGGACGTATGTTTGGTCCAAGACCTAGAAACTATTCTTTTAAGTTAAATAAAAACTTAAAGCGTTTAGCACGTAAGTCAGCTTTAAGTATTCAAGCAAAAGAAAACAATTTAGTGGTTGTTGAAGATTTCAATTTTGAAGCTCCAAAAACTAAAGAGTTTATCAATGTATTAAAAGCTTTAGAATTAGACGCTAAAAAGTCTTTATTCGTATTAGGTGAAGAAAGTAAGAATGTTTACTTATCATCTCGTAACTTAAAAGGTTCTAAAGTAGTAGATGCTTCAGGTATTAACACGTATAGCGTTTTAAATGCTAATAAAGTGGTTATTTCAGAAAGCTCTCTAGAAGGAATTGAGTCTAATTTAAGTAAATAGGGAACAAGATGAGTATTTTAATTAAACCTATTATTACAGAAAAAGCTACAAATGATAGCGAGTTAAACAACCGTTATACATTTGTTGTAAATAAAAAAGCTAACAAATTAGAAATCAAAGGAGCTGTAGAAGCTGCTTATGGTGTAGCGATTGAATCTGTAAAAACAATGAATTATCCAGCACAAAGAAAAACTAAATACACTAAAAAAGGTTTAGTTACTGGATTAACAGGTGGATACAAAAAGGCAATCGTTCAGTTAGCTGAAGGAGAAACTATTGATTTTTATAACAATCTTTAAGAAAAGACAGAATGTCAGTTAGAAAATTAAAACCAATAACACCAGGTCAGCGTTTTAGAGTTGTAAATGGGTTCGACACCATTACTACTGATAAGCCGGAGAAATCTTTATTAGCTCCGAAAAAACGATCTGGAGGTCGAAACAACCAGGGTAGAATGACTACACGTAACATCGGTGGAGGTCATAAACAAAAATACCGTATTATCGATTTTAAAAGAGATAAGCAAGGTATTCCTGCAACAGTAAAAACTATTGAGTACGATCCAAACCGTACTGCATTTATTGCATTAGTTAGTTATGCTGATGGTGAAAAACGTTATGTGATTGCACAAAACGGATTAAAAGTAGGTCAAACAATCATTTCAGGAAAGGAAGTAGCTCCAGAAGTAGGTAACGCTATGTATTTAAGTGAAATTCCTTTAGGAACTACAATTTCTTGTATTGAGTTACACCCAGGTCAAGGAGCTGTTATGGCTCGTTCTGCTGGAGCTTTTGCTCAGTTAGTTGCAAAAGAAGGTAAATATGCAACTGTTAAATTACCTTCTGGAGAAACAAGATTTATCTTATTAACTTGTATGGCTACAATTGGAGTAGTGTCTAACTCAGACCACCAATTATTAGTTTCAGGTAAAGCAGGTAGAAGTAGATGGTTAGGAAGAAGACCAAGAACAAATGCAGTAAGAATGAACCCAGTTGATCACCCAATGGGAGGTGGTGAAGGACGTTCTTCTGGAGGGCATCCAAGATCTAGAAACGGTATTCCTGCTAAAGGATTTAAGACTAGATCAAAGACCAAAGCTAGTAATAAGTATATCGTAGAACGTAGAAAGAAATAATAAACCATGGCAAGATCATTAAAAAAAGGACCTTACGTTCACTATAAGTTAGAGAAAA
Encoded proteins:
- the fusA gene encoding elongation factor G; this encodes MAAHIDAGKTTTTERILFYTGVSHKIGEVHDGASTMDWMEQEAERGITITSAATTCTWQFPTENGQPTADAKGYHFNIIDTPGHVDFTVEVNRSLRVLDGLVFLFSAVDGVEPQSETNWRLADNYKVPRIGFVNKMDRQGANFLAVCQQVKDMLKSNAVPIVLNIGDEADFKGIVDLVKNRAIVWHDDNYGSTFDVVEIPEELKEEARELRGKLIEEVAAYDENLLEKYMEDEDSITEEEVHAALRAAVMDMSIIPMVCGSSFKNKGVQFLLDAVCRYLPSPVDRDNIVGTNPDTGEEETRKPDAKAPFSALAFKIATDPFVGRLAFFRAYSGRLDAGSYVLNNRSGKKERISRIYQMHSNKQNAIDFIEAGDIGAAVGFKDIKTGDTLSDEKNPIVLESMDFPDPVIGIAVEPKTKADVDKLGMALGKLAEEDPTFTVKTDDASGQTVISGMGELHLDIIVDRLKREFKVEVNQGQPQVEYKEALTATADHREVYKKQSGGRGKFADIVFTMEPADEGVTGLQFESIIKGGNVPKEFVPSVEKGFKEAMKNGPLAGYEMDSMKITLKDGSFHPVDSDQLSFELAAKLGYKAAAKAARAVIMEPMMKLEVLTPEENMGDIVGDLNRRRGQVNDMSDRAGSKVVKAIVPLSEMFGYVTSLRTLSSGRATSTMEFSHYAETPSNISEEVIANAKG
- the rpsJ gene encoding 30S ribosomal protein S10 — encoded protein: MSQKIRIKLKSYDYNLVDKSAEKIVKTVKSTGAVVNGPIPLPTNKKIFTVLRSPHVNKKSREQFQLSAYKRLLDIYSSSSKTIDALMKLELPSGVEVEIKV
- the rplC gene encoding 50S ribosomal protein L3 encodes the protein MSGLIGRKVGMTSLFDENGKNIPCTVIEAGPCVVTQVRTEEVDGYNALQLGFDDKKAKSSNKALDGHFKKAGTSAKRKVVEFQGFEGEYKLGDSITVEHFAEGEFVDVSGVSKGKGFQGVVKRHGFGGVGQATHGQHNRLRAPGSIGAASYPARVFKGMRMAGRMGGDKVKVQNLRVLKVVADKNLIVVKGAIPGHKNSYVTIEK
- the rplD gene encoding 50S ribosomal protein L4; protein product: MKVAVLDITGKDTGRKVELSNEVFGIEPNDHAIYLDVKQYLANQRQGTHKSKERAEIAGSTRKIKKQKGTGTARAGSIKSGVFRGGGRMFGPRPRNYSFKLNKNLKRLARKSALSIQAKENNLVVVEDFNFEAPKTKEFINVLKALELDAKKSLFVLGEESKNVYLSSRNLKGSKVVDASGINTYSVLNANKVVISESSLEGIESNLSK
- the rplW gene encoding 50S ribosomal protein L23, encoding MSILIKPIITEKATNDSELNNRYTFVVNKKANKLEIKGAVEAAYGVAIESVKTMNYPAQRKTKYTKKGLVTGLTGGYKKAIVQLAEGETIDFYNNL
- the rplB gene encoding 50S ribosomal protein L2; translated protein: MSVRKLKPITPGQRFRVVNGFDTITTDKPEKSLLAPKKRSGGRNNQGRMTTRNIGGGHKQKYRIIDFKRDKQGIPATVKTIEYDPNRTAFIALVSYADGEKRYVIAQNGLKVGQTIISGKEVAPEVGNAMYLSEIPLGTTISCIELHPGQGAVMARSAGAFAQLVAKEGKYATVKLPSGETRFILLTCMATIGVVSNSDHQLLVSGKAGRSRWLGRRPRTNAVRMNPVDHPMGGGEGRSSGGHPRSRNGIPAKGFKTRSKTKASNKYIVERRKK